In Lates calcarifer isolate ASB-BC8 linkage group LG21, TLL_Latcal_v3, whole genome shotgun sequence, the sequence TTACTTTGGTAAAAACAGCAGTACCACAGTAGAAATACTTTACTACAAGTTTAAAAGCCATTTAAAGAGTACTGTTAGACGATATGGTTGATGTacagcttttgttgttgttcattgtttttactttttaatttgatattttacacattttactgtttttattgtttttgcttcCTTTCCAGCAGACTTGTTTGTtaattacttgtttttttactttactttttcataatttcattgtactgttctttaaataaagaataaagagtGGTTGATGATACACAAAATATACTTTAAGTACCAAAAGTACAAGTATTCATTATTCAGAATGGTCTAATTACACTTTAATATTATAGCTTGCATAGGTGAAGCTGATTTTAACTGTACTATATACTGATCACAAGCTAATGGACATCATAGTCTATTTCTGGTTATTTTAGGTAACTACTAACTCAAgttgtcaaataaatgcagcagaataaaaaacataatatttgcATGGACATTTATTTGTAGGTTAAGTCCCATCTTATTTCTAAGGGGGTCCTTAACatgaaatatacaaaaaaatacaatgcACCACTCCCACACTCTCTGGTTCACCTGTGAAGCCAAATTAATACCCATACAGAGCTTTATACATGTACCTTAGGTCTGAACTATAGTGGAGCAGATGTATATAGCTgcagaaaatggaaacactcaagtaaaagtacctcaAGTTTTACTCAAGTGAAGTACTTATGATAAATCATAACAACGTCCTAATTCACATACAGGATATTGTCACATATCCGTCCCATATTTCACCAAGGTTTGCACCTCAGACGTGCTGGGTTTAGCACTTATCTAAAACACTCATTCTTGTGTCATCATTGATGACCCAAGTGGTGGTTATTTTCAGAGGAACtgcccccacacacacacacttcacgTGTTAACAGGAAtccagataaaaacaaacagggtgAAAGGTGATGAGAAAGTCACGTATAAAAGCCAGATTCAGACTGTGACATCAGTCAGGTGTAACCAGCGGGTGAGTGGAAGCACAAACAAGCTGTGAAGGATTTTACAGAAGAACAGCAAACTGTACTCTaaatctgttttgttctgttcgACTCTAGAGGGCAGTCGAGAATCCATAATGAAGACTTTGGTAACTTTCAGCGCCCTTCTCCCGTTCCTCTTTTCGGTCCATGCAGATGTTGTGCAACGTTTTGAGGTTTGTGTGATCAGTTTCTTtacagacctgtgtgtgtgttttatgttgtgtgAGTGGTTTTTACTCAactatttttaatatttttaattacaatttttgttattttgtaccAGGACGAGCCAGAATGTGTGAAGTACTTTTATAAAGGGAAGGTGCCAGAGTGGGGGGCCTCTACACCCGGTGCTGCTCGTCTCTGTCAGCGTTTTGTCAACAGGTAATTAAAGCGAAGCAGTGAGAGCTTTTTTAGCTGAGCGCTGACCAACAGCaccctctgcagccacgagtgGACCCCAGGAGTTTTTAAGAAGGAacaaagctttatttatttatttattttttgtgaggCTCAggtgaggaaacacaaacactggtcACCAATCAAACAACTCTGTTTTCTCTACCAGCCATCTCAGCTTTTCAACAACCATCACTGTTAAGATACACTCATCTGAACCTCTAAAAATATCTACAGGGCTGTAGGTGTCTTTGTTGGGCAGCATTGAAGAATTCCTTTAACTTCATGCAGTCAAATCACTGTTTAGGCTTTAAATGACTTTTAACTTGATGTTCAAATTAAACCAAGCTGTTAACAAGAAAAGATTGGCCTGGTTTAACCCCGTCTTTAAAAACTCTAATGATCCCATGAAGGATGGAACGATATACGATTTTATCGTCCATCACActaaaaaacactcacaataaACTGACAGTAGTGAACTTCCATCATCAGGATAATCGTGAGTGGGGACAATCGTTAATATCCTCAAGAGTGACTTTAAAAAGAAGCTGTCTAGCCAACAagtgttgatttattttaaaccacCACAAGGGGCAGCTGCATCTTTCCAGTCATTCCAAAATACTAAGATTGTCATATTTATATGCAGTGCTAACGTTGatgtttatctaaatgtttgtgACGTTATGGTGCTGTTTTGGTCACCAGtgaattaagctaacgttagccaggtaacATGCTGTGGTCTCCAGCGAATTGACTGCAATTTAcaacagtttttcctttaacattAACCATAACATTACTTTGGCCACAGCCCAAAGAAACAGTTCAAGTcaattagaatttattttattttatttgatagaAAATTCCATCTTCTCGTTTGATGTAGCCTATTGTAAAACAAAGTATAAGgttgctatttttatttattttcctttatgtttGCAGGGGGACCTCATGATGTATAATTACCTAAATattgtttgattgattttcaCTAATAAAGGCGTGTCCTATCTGTGAcgcaataaaaaaatattcatttcttaccaaaatgtaatgtaaagtcaTTTCAGTAAGGTGTGATTTGGGGCTAttttaagagtttaaagcaTATTGTCACAGATCATCGCAATAATAGCATTAATCACAATTATTTTGGCCTAATAGGATAATCAGCACATTAAATTTTCATATCATCCCATGCCTAGATCCCACTTTAAATGCAGAAAGTTATCACAGATGtttcttttacttctttctgtccaAACTTTGGCCCTGTGTTCATCAAAATGTCTGAGAATTACACTTACAAATGCTCCAAAAGGCTGATTTTGCTTCAGATAATGAATAGTCCATCATGACCAGTGATGTTTTGCATAATCACTTAAAACAAGTCAAAGAGGATGTGTGCTCTCCTTTGATTTTGTTGTCAATGATCTGCTTTAAACCAACTTTTCTCTAAAATTTAAGAGCGTTTTTAcatcaaaatgtaactttgctcTGCACACGAGTGGTTATTAATTCTGTTTAGCTCTGACTCTGAGcagttaagtggttttcatgaACAGAAGATAAAGCCTAACAACCTCTGAATGGTGTATATTCgccatgatccccggcttctggaacaggaagtgctgttgCTTTAACAAACActccaaactctgtttataattcttgatattttcaaagtttcctggctggatatcagaagaaagtacattttactaacttctaagtctttttaactgatctacagttcagcattactcttgaacttgctgggcctgattccagaagtttgagctgctgactatcactcagaGGGAGATCGAATCTGAAAACCAAAGTTACATAGAGCTAGAACAGGTTAACAtgtcagtgaaagataaaaatcattctaaaacagttatttttagGGAAAATAgtcacataatgttgctttaaacgGTTGAAATAGGGATTTAGACcttgaaacacacagacatacacactaTTTTCAGCACTAAATGTTTCTAAATGCTTCACCCTCCTCCATCAGGTACCACTTTGCCACGCTGTATGACACCAACCATCGTATTGCCGTCTACTCTGCCTATCATTTCCAGCCGAGCAATGGAGGTggcagggagaggaggtggtTTGTGGAGCCTCAGGTTGGTGCCACATGCGTTTTATGATTTAAGTTTATGTCTAGTTTATGATGTGAGCTTGGGTTGTAAAGAATCATGATGCACTTGATGTGCATCATAGCTAGTAGACCGGTCCTGGCAAGCCTGAGATGAAGGACGGCTACTGGCTGGGGAAGGACCACCCTGAGGTTTACCTGGGAGAGAAACAGGCCCTGAATGAAGACTACACACACTCTGGCTTCGACCGTGGTCACCTCAACCCCAACGGACACCATGCAGGTAGGAGAGGTTGAACACTGGTGCAGTGAATGTTGTGTGGTGGAAGAAGTTTTCAGATCCTTTACCTAATCCTTTAAAataaacctttttattaaaaagtaaGCTCcgtcagtggagtctggtattgatatatagcaAAGTTTCTGATTAAAGGAAAAGGATCTTACTGTTTAAAAAGAatatctctgtaggaattctATCCACAATGTTTTCAGACACTTATAACAagctgagcctgtcagtgacaaaaacaaacactttagtggacgtcCGCTGAGATGGACAATTGCCCATGGGATTACCAATcccaatcatttacacccaaagacttgagaaaataaagcacaagttcaaaaataccagagttaacCTGTAACTGTAACTATCCGTCCCTCTCTCTTACAGTCCCTAGCCGCAACGCCACTTTCACCCTGACCAATGTGGTCCCTCAGAACCCAAAACTGAACCAGAACGCCTGGAGGATCCACGAGTCCCAGCTCACCGACCTTTTCCGGAGCAAGTGTTCCAGAGCCTACGTGTTGGTCGGCGCCGTCCCCTCTGAAAACAACTGGATTATCAAAAACAACGTGAAGCGCGTCAACATCCCCGACTACCTGTGGAACGCCTACTGCTGCGTAGACAACAACGATAGACCCATTCAGAGCGGTGCCGCCACAGCAAGGAACACTGAGGACAACTGGGTGGAGAAGCTCTCTCTGGATGGACTGGTAGAATTCCTGCAGCAGTTCTCCAACCAACCAGTAGGGGAGCTGTTTTACAACAACTGCATGGCATGAAAGATCAGCTGAAGGGACGATGATAAAAGAACTTTAGGTGCTTCTAccttttaattttacattatatttctcTAACTACCAAAACCTGTTCTGGATATTGATTCTACTGTGGTAATTTAGTCACTGTTGTCAAAATGGCATGGATTAATGCCTCCATTATCACTCCTCTCGATTAAACGAcaacagatgaataaaaataagtgACAGAGGGAGCAAGTGACTGTTTATTTAAGTGTCTCTTTTCAAAAGAAACATCCATCTATCTGTACGACTATTAGAGCTTTTTACTCATTAGCAGCTCAGACCAGTAAGTTTAATTTAGAAGCTATtttatcaacacaaacaaacttataaatgattaaaacgcagtgacagaaaatatatactggagaaaacaaaaattcaataaagcagaaaacacaagagaatGGTTTCGTCTTACCTTTCCTGTGGTCACACCTGCTGAATATGGCTCTGCACCGGACACCTGTAACCACAGAGAAACTGTGATTTTTGGCGAAAATTATTATGTAAATAGCACAATTTAAGGCGCCGCCTACCTCTCCAGGTGTGCTCCACCCCGCGAAACATTTCACTGGAGTTATGCGCACCTGGCGTTAACAAGTACGATTTAACGTGAGTTTAAACTTCCTCTCAGCTCGTTAAACGTCGTTGTAGAAACTCGTTGTTTGTAACAGACCGTAGTTCCGCGGGAGGTATTTGAAGTGTAACCGGAAGTGCcgattcttcttcttcttcgatTGTTTTGGCGGTTGAAGAAGCAGCTCATACGCGCATTACCGCCACCCACTGGAAATAAGTGtggaacacaacaaacaaaaatatataaacgAATAAACTCTTAAAATTAACACCGTTATTCTTAAATTAATAAATGGTTAGAAAATATAGTATGTAATAAGATTATCTAGTGTAAAACTGTATTTCCATCATTTAAAGTTGATATTAATTCCTCCTTTGTCATCATACTGTTGTGATATATCTGTATGTCTATTGCAGTGTGTGTATAATCCAATACtctaaagtgtgtttttgaataCTGTAAAGACGTCTTCTTGTGTCACTTAAGTCTCAGTATTTCTGCCATGTTTTGCACTTATTATCCTTTATGATAGTTTAACCTGACAATACTTGTACTTCGCCAAAATATGTACCTTCTCATTTATTTCCATCCAGTTGCAGAGGCTAGAAAAAGTACAGTTTTTCCAGACCAAAACCCCATGACAAGCAGAAGTACAATTACAGATATCCACAAATGGATATAATTTTAGTTAATGATAACTTCTCCATATGTTATATTTGCTGGAAGAtatttaaaagtgttttaacaTGATCAGTTCGTTGTTCTGATTTTAAAGCCCACAGTCTTGATATTTgaaacactggtttttaatacAGTGCAAATGTACTTTTATGTGAATGTTCATTTTTGGATTCTACAGAAACTCACAAACAACCTATATTCTTTATGACCCTTCTGGTAGattataaaaaatatcaatagGTCTTGACTACTGATGTATGCTTTATTTAACTGATACAGAAGCAAACAGGCATGATCAGTGAGAATTGCTCATGTCAAAAACACAGTAAGAACAGACTAAATGATCATTTGgaaaaatatttgacagattTCTTGCTTTAGAGTGATGCAGTTCAATTAAAAGTCTATTTCAGCATCCAGTGCCACCAGAACGATGTGAAAGCTACATCAACAGTGCAGACAGTtgttatttgtacatttttttactGCACAATGTCCAGGTTGTAAACTGAATGATTACACTGTTGTAGACCATTAGCTCAGTATTAAAttcttttaacttttcttcagttATCTCCATGCTTAACATTTAACAGTAGATCAATGCCACATGAATGCATTTTCAATAACAAAAATCAAACCACACACAGATAGTTAATTACTGATTATCAACTAACACCAATCTCCCTGCACTTTaatcagcagcagactgaggtTCAGTTATACTGGACCATGGGGTGGTCACACCAGGGAGGCAGGTTGGAGAGTTTCTCCTCAGTGGTTGTTGCAATGGGCCAGCCCCAGGCCTTAAAGAATCCAGCCAGGTTCATCCCCACAGTCTGGGAGAAAGTCTCAGCGTACAGGTTCATCTTTCCTTGGTTGTCACTGGGAAAGTTGCTCATCTCGTGGTAGGCAGCAAAAACCTTCTTAAAGGCATCCCAGCCGAACTTCTCCTGGAGCTACATGgaaggaaacaaaggaaaatgtgaATTGGCAGAATGTTTCACCTCTTGTGTCAGTGCATAGGCTCTGAAGTTTTGTGGTGAGTGGTTTTGCACCACCCAAatttttgagttttcatttCAAGATGGATATGTTTGAAGGTGGACTGGTCATACCAGGACTCAGGTGCAACTGAACACACGTCTATAGGACTGACAAGCACAGGATTCAcccatgttttattattt encodes:
- the si:dkey-243k1.3 gene encoding LOW QUALITY PROTEIN: endonuclease domain-containing 1 protein-like (The sequence of the model RefSeq protein was modified relative to this genomic sequence to represent the inferred CDS: deleted 1 base in 1 codon) codes for the protein MKTLVTFSALLPFLFSVHADVVQRFEDEPECVKYFYKGKVPEWGASTPGAARLCQRFVNRYHFATLYDTNHRIAVYSAYHFQPSNGGGRERRWFVEPQLVDRSWQAEMKDGYWLGKDHPEVYLGEKQALNEDYTHSGFDRGHLNPNGHHAVPSRNATFTLTNVVPQNPKLNQNAWRIHESQLTDLFRSKCSRAYVLVGAVPSENNWIIKNNVKRVNIPDYLWNAYCCVDNNDRPIQSGAATARNTEDNWVEKLSLDGLVEFLQQFSNQPVGELFYNNCMA